A single genomic interval of Daucus carota subsp. sativus chromosome 1, DH1 v3.0, whole genome shotgun sequence harbors:
- the LOC135151205 gene encoding uncharacterized protein LOC135151205, with protein sequence METIKTKESSVGLNYPMLTRSNYTTWSLKMKVFMKAQGVWGAIEQKDPKVAVDERTVQMALAAIYQGVPEDILLTIADKETAKEAWEAIKTMCMGVERVKEAKVQTLKGEFESLVMKESEKIDDFCMKLSGIVTNIRVLGETLEESSVVRKILRAVPDKFLQIASNIEQFGDMKAMTIEEVVGRLKAHEERMKGKCESGGEQLLLTQKWKTRGQGGAHGRNGGRDKNKIKCYNCNIFGHYASECNKPPRDREQRQEANLTQMEDDEPALL encoded by the coding sequence ATGGAAAcaatcaaaacaaaagaaaGTTCTGTGGGTTTAAACTACCCGATGCTTACCAGAAGTAACTACACAACATGGTCCCTCAAAATGAAAGTGTTTATGAAGGCGCAAGGAGTTTGGGGAGCAATCGAACAAAAGGATCCTAAAGTAGCCGTGGATGAAAGAACGGTGCAGATGGCTCTTGCAGCGATATATCAAGGTGTGCCAGAGGATATATTGCTGACCATTGCTGACAAAGAAACTGCTAAGGAAGCTTGGGAGGCAATTAAAACAATGTGCATGGGAGTGGAACGTGTAAAGGAGGCAAAGGTGCAAACATTGAAGGGAGAATTCGAGTCTCTTGTGATGAAGGAATCAGAAAAAATAGATGATTTTTGTATGAAGCTGAGCGGCATTGTGACCAATATCCGGGTACTTGGAGAAACGCTGGAAGAATCGAGTGTGGTAAGGAAAATATTACGTGCTGTTCCTGACAAGTTCCTTCAAATAGCTTCAAATATCGAGCAATTTGGAGATATGAAAGCTATGACAATTGAAGAAGTAGTGGGTCGACTTAAGGCTCATGAAGAAAGAATGAAAGGCAAGTGTGAGAGTGGAGGAGAACAACTTCTTCTGACTCAGAAATGGAAGACAAGAGGTCAAGGAGGAGCACATGGCAGAAATGGTGGACgtgacaaaaataaaattaagtgttATAATTGCAACATCTTTGGACACTACGCTTCAGAATGTAATAAACCACCACGAGACAGGGAGCAGAGACAAGAAGCTAACCTCACACAGATGGAGGATGATGAGCCAGCTTTGTTATAA